In one window of Candidatus Sulfuricurvum sp. RIFRC-1 DNA:
- a CDS encoding cupin domain-containing protein — protein MFLHKHIDTIEATPQKAGKGVSMKMLLSPDESPTFAMRNFTIAAGGHMPLHTNSVEHEQYVLSGRARVVIGDKTIEAGAGDVLLIPAGVAHSYETLGDDTYSFLCLVPKGVDIIEVLAC, from the coding sequence ATGTTCTTACACAAACACATCGACACCATCGAAGCAACTCCCCAAAAAGCGGGCAAAGGGGTAAGTATGAAAATGCTCCTCTCACCCGATGAATCCCCCACATTTGCCATGCGTAACTTTACCATCGCCGCAGGAGGTCATATGCCTCTGCATACCAACAGTGTTGAACATGAACAGTACGTCCTAAGCGGTCGCGCACGTGTAGTGATCGGAGATAAAACGATTGAAGCGGGAGCGGGAGATGTGTTGCTGATCCCTGCTGGGGTAGCGCACAGTTATGAGACCCTCGGAGATGACACGTATAGTTTTTTGTGTCTCGTACCTAAGGGTGTAGACATTATCGAAGTATTGGCGTGCTAA
- a CDS encoding cold-shock protein — MAEVLNGTVKWFNSEKGFGFIQQDNGGKDVFVHFRQINSTGYGRVSLDEGQKVTYTVGQGEKGPQAENVTAL; from the coding sequence ATGGCAGAAGTACTAAACGGAACAGTTAAATGGTTCAACAGCGAAAAAGGTTTTGGATTTATCCAACAAGATAACGGCGGGAAAGATGTATTCGTACATTTCCGTCAAATCAACAGCACTGGTTATGGCCGTGTTTCTCTTGACGAAGGTCAAAAAGTGACTTACACTGTAGGTCAAGGTGAAAAAGGTCCACAAGCAGAAAACGTTACTGCACTGTAA
- a CDS encoding DNA polymerase III subunit gamma/tau: protein MGTSEVLALKYRPRRFEELIGQESISQTLSLALDSGRLSHAYLFSGLRGSGKTSTARIFAKSLICENGPTSAPCDVCSHCVMANEGRHIDIIEMDAASSRKIDDIRDLIEHTKYRPASAKVKIFIIDEVHMLTKEAHNALLKTLEEPPEYVKFILATTDPLKLPPTILSRTQHFRFKRISHPNIVHHLSHILHLENIEYQAEALDILARSGSGSLRDTLTLMDQAIIYSKGFVDVKTIADMLGLLDPDYISRLFDAIFAKDRTTLIQMLQELEAYESEMVIDELIAYLKERLYEGDHRFSPLVIERFFRILSDAKTLFAINADGGFVVSLVLFKMIEALKIKEIDEMIESLESRVSHAPAKASVAVSVSEAPTIHVTPTPPAVKSPYEQLCERISDRSAELGICFKNNVTFLSFDNDTLTWESCAEGEDKELLKNSFGIIRQFVREIYGIDTQIKSQGCTKTSEELAPPPPPEAETPISVDTQSEENFPEPASMVEDAEIGVGSCVSQCDESSVKEFDGSDVLKEPMIQKAAELFEATKITVQSKV from the coding sequence TTGGGCACATCCGAAGTACTTGCACTCAAATACCGTCCTCGACGTTTCGAAGAGCTCATCGGGCAAGAGAGTATTTCCCAAACCCTCTCTCTGGCCCTCGATTCGGGGCGGCTCTCTCACGCCTATCTGTTCTCAGGTTTACGCGGATCGGGTAAAACTTCTACCGCACGGATTTTTGCTAAATCACTCATTTGTGAGAACGGCCCGACTTCGGCTCCGTGTGACGTGTGCAGCCACTGTGTGATGGCAAACGAGGGTCGTCATATCGACATCATTGAGATGGACGCCGCTTCCAGCCGTAAAATCGATGATATCCGCGATCTGATCGAACATACCAAATACCGTCCTGCCAGCGCCAAGGTCAAGATTTTTATCATTGATGAAGTGCACATGCTCACCAAAGAGGCGCACAATGCCCTCCTCAAAACCCTCGAAGAGCCGCCGGAATACGTCAAATTTATTTTGGCAACCACCGATCCGCTCAAACTTCCGCCGACCATTTTGAGCCGTACACAGCATTTTCGGTTCAAACGGATCAGCCACCCGAACATCGTCCACCATCTCAGCCACATCCTCCATTTGGAGAATATCGAGTACCAAGCCGAAGCCCTCGATATTTTGGCGCGCAGCGGTTCAGGAAGCCTACGCGATACCCTTACCCTCATGGATCAGGCAATCATCTACTCCAAAGGGTTTGTGGATGTCAAAACCATTGCCGATATGCTGGGGCTTCTCGATCCCGATTATATCAGCCGTCTTTTTGATGCCATTTTCGCCAAAGACCGCACGACATTGATACAAATGCTCCAAGAACTCGAAGCGTATGAGTCAGAAATGGTGATCGATGAACTGATCGCTTACCTCAAAGAGCGTTTGTATGAGGGGGATCACCGTTTCAGCCCCCTCGTGATCGAACGTTTTTTCCGAATCCTCAGCGATGCAAAAACCCTTTTCGCGATCAACGCAGACGGCGGATTTGTCGTGAGCCTTGTCCTCTTTAAAATGATCGAAGCCCTCAAGATCAAAGAGATCGATGAGATGATTGAATCTCTCGAATCGCGCGTATCCCACGCACCTGCAAAAGCTTCGGTTGCCGTAAGTGTGAGTGAAGCACCGACCATCCACGTCACCCCGACACCGCCTGCGGTAAAATCCCCTTACGAGCAACTGTGTGAGCGGATCAGTGACCGAAGTGCCGAGCTTGGAATCTGTTTTAAGAACAATGTTACATTCCTATCCTTCGACAATGATACCCTTACATGGGAAAGCTGTGCAGAGGGTGAGGATAAAGAACTTCTCAAAAACAGTTTTGGAATCATCCGCCAATTTGTAAGAGAGATCTACGGTATCGATACACAGATCAAATCTCAGGGGTGTACTAAAACTTCGGAAGAACTCGCCCCTCCACCACCTCCTGAAGCTGAGACACCTATTAGCGTTGATACCCAGAGTGAAGAGAATTTCCCCGAGCCCGCTTCGATGGTTGAAGATGCCGAAATAGGGGTTGGAAGCTGTGTCAGTCAATGCGATGAGAGCAGTGTCAAAGAGTTTGACGGCAGTGATGTACTCAAAGAGCCAATGATCCAAAAAGCGGCAGAACTCTTCGAAGCGACGAAAATCACCGTCCAATCTAAAGTTTAA